A genomic window from Vanessa cardui chromosome Z, ilVanCard2.1, whole genome shotgun sequence includes:
- the LOC124543020 gene encoding PAN2-PAN3 deadenylation complex subunit PAN3 isoform X2 yields the protein MDPSMFLQYSPPTGLPQESKLATYMSRSTSTPTRSLNQAMSNLSMESSPTAIKKTIITHPPPMPQPMPQPPPMMTHLPHPQFSPGTPLQAILAHAPPPQMLIGEFVPINYFSPPPMPLPPESPQSSPPNPMVMPPVNTQVHQENVGGTTYFYSTNPDSMNASGLNAPPLNQSGGMVPEGCIGVPSAYASQMYAGVPAHMPPVPAQNKPGLAATFYTPETIRSEIYQRNEDVFLQPDIQLPETVEMYAELTPLEGGGAHALATSYRATHRASGEHYALRRLHACAAPPALLARAEPWRNVDHPNVVRLHRCFATTDFGDRSVVLVYDYHPACMTLMTKYLATGAPGGVTDGNGAFHDPFSSDPDAPRPYTHQKNAMLRAVACGALLPEAVLWSLLVQLTAGLRAIHTAGLACRSLDATKVVMNGCRIRIAWGGIADVIHNSNVDIAQAQQEDMTALGRLALGMACRTAHCDNLNACMDLVARSYSADLKNLILYLLSATTRRSVTDLMPMIGARFYTQFFRGNPPLLEQLKRRTPSPYPKEITWNKNEAPSNSGGPREARRRFRGAIGPRDRQWAPFAHPYQDGRGQRAPRAEFGRELVGDWGPVHAEAFPGLLVPFGDGRWPPLARPGPSRQRPQQPRWGLARQGGANVARRAERSRSLLLGAEALSRSRFRGGDASGWGSPLAHSHRLLAGLAFLPSPVQSAMLLSMHVLNGVNWAPPDYDEIPFLPPIDELSLLNIS from the exons ATGGATCCTTCGATGTTCCTGCAGTATTCACCGCCCACGGGGCTACCCCAGGAATCGAAGTTGGCTACCTATATG AGCCGTTCCACATCAACACCGACCAGGTCGCTGAACCAGGCTATGAGTAATCTCAGTATGGAGTCATCACCGACGgctattaaaaaa ACGATAATCACACACCCACCACCGATGCCTCAGCCGATGCCACAGCCACcg CCAATGATGACGCATTTGCCTCATCCCCAG TTCTCTCCCGGGACGCCGCTGCAGGCGATCCTCGCGCATGCACCGCCCCCGCAG ATGCTGATCGGCGAGTTCGTGCCGATCAACTACTTCAGCCCACCTCCGATGCCCTTGCCCCCGGAGTCCCCGCAGAGCTCCCCGCCGAACCCGATGGTCATGCCGCCCGTCAACACGCAAGTGCACCAG GAGAATGTCGGGGGAACCACTTACTTCTATTCCACGAACCCCGACAGCATGAACGCGTCCGGACTCAACGCGCCCCCTCTCAACCAATCCGGTGGCATGG TGCCGGAGGGCTGCATCGGGGTGCCGTCGGCCTACGCGTCCCAGATGTACGCGGGCGTGCCGGCGCACATGCCCCCCGTGCCCGCGCAGAACAAGCCAG GTCTTGCCGCTACATTCTACACGCCCGAGACCATCCGGTCGGAAATCTATCAACGAAATGAGGACGTGTTCCTGCAGCCGGACATAC AGCTGCCCGAGACGGTGGAGATGTACGCGGAGCTGACGCCGCTGGAGGGCGGCGGCGCGCACGCGCTGGCCACGTCGTACCGCGCCACGCACCGCGCCAGCGGCGAGCACTACGCGCTGCGGCGCCTGCACGCgtgcgccgcgccgcccgcgctgcTCGCCCGCGCCGAGCCCTGGCGGAACGTCGACCACCCCAACGTCGTGCGCCTGCACCGCTGCTTCGCCACCACCGACTTCGGCGACCGCT CCGTGGTGCTCGTGTACGACTACCACCCCGCGTGCATGACCCTGATGACCAAATACCTCGCGACCGGAGCGCCCGGCGGGGTGACCGATGGCAACGGAGCCTTCCACGACCCGTTCTCTTCCGACCCGGACGCGCCAAGGCCGTACACGCACCAG AAGAACGCAATGCTGCGCGCCGTGGCGTGCGGCGCGCTGCTGCCCGAGGCCGTGCTGTGGAGCCTGCTGGTGCAGCTCACGGCCGGTCTGCGCGCCATACACACGGCCGGCCTGGCTTGCAG GAGCCTCGATGCCACTAAGGTGGTGATGAACGGATGTCGCATCCGCATCGCGTGGGGCGGGATCGCCGACGTGATCCACAACAGCAACGTCGACATCGCTCAG GCGCAGCAAGAGGACATGACGGCGCTCGGGCGGCTGGCGCTGGGCATGGCGTGCCGCACCGCGCACTGCGACAACCTCAACGCCTGCATGGACCTCGTGGCGCGCTCCTACTCCGCCGACCTCAAGAACCTCATACT ATACCTGCTGTCGGCCACGACGCGGCGCTCCGTCACGGACCTGATGCCGATGATAGGTGCGCGATTTTACACGCAG TTTTTTCGAGGAA ACCCTCCTCTGCTGGAGCAGCTGAAGCGTAGGACTCCGTCTCCTTACCCAAAAGAAATTACTTGGAATAAAAATGAAGCGCCATCAAATA GTGGAGGCCCTCGAGAGGCGCGCAGACGCTTTCGAGGAGCAATTGGCCCGCGAGATCGACAATGGGCGCCTTTTGCGCATCCTTATCAAGATGGGCGTGGTCAACGAGCGCCCCGA GCTGAATTTGGACGCGAGCTGGTCGGAGACTGGGGACCGGTACATGCTGAAGCTTTTCCGGGACTACTTGTTCCATTCGGTGACGGCAGATGGCCGCCCCTGGCTCGACCAGGCCCATCTCGCCAGCGCCCTCAACAGCCTCGATGGGGGCTCGCTCGCCAAG GTGGAGCTAATGTCGCGCGACGAGCAGAGCGTTCTCGTAGTCTCCTACTCGGAGCTGAAGCACTGTCTCGAAGCCGCTTTCGAGGAGGTGATGCAAGCGGCTGGGGCAGCCCCCTAGCCCACAGCCACCGGCTTCTTGCCGGCCTAGCTTTTTTACCCAGCCCCGTACAGAGTGCAATGCTGTTGTCTATGCATGTGCTTAACGGGGTAAACTGGGCACCGCCCGACTACGACGAAATCCCCTTCCTTCCGCCCATAGACGAGCTCTCGTTGTTGAATATATCGTAA
- the LOC124543020 gene encoding PAN2-PAN3 deadenylation complex subunit PAN3 isoform X9: MDPSMFLQYSPPTGLPQESKLATYMSRSTSTPTRSLNQAMSNLSMESSPTAIKKTIITHPPPMPQPMPQPPPMMTHLPHPQFSPGTPLQAILAHAPPPQMLIGEFVPINYFSPPPMPLPPESPQSSPPNPMVMPPVNTQVHQENVGGTTYFYSTNPDSMNASGLNAPPLNQSGGMVPEGCIGVPSAYASQMYAGVPAHMPPVPAQNKPGLAATFYTPETIRSEIYQRNEDVFLQPDIQLPETVEMYAELTPLEGGGAHALATSYRATHRASGEHYALRRLHACAAPPALLARAEPWRNVDHPNVVRLHRCFATTDFGDRSVVLVYDYHPACMTLMTKYLATGAPGGVTDGNGAFHDPFSSDPDAPRPYTHQKNAMLRAVACGALLPEAVLWSLLVQLTAGLRAIHTAGLACRSLDATKVVMNGCRIRIAWGGIADVIHNSNVDIAQAQQEDMTALGRLALGMACRTAHCDNLNACMDLVARSYSADLKNLILYLLSATTRRSVTDLMPMIGARFYTQVEALERRADAFEEQLAREIDNGRLLRILIKMGVVNERPELNLDASWSETGDRYMLKLFRDYLFHSVTADGRPWLDQAHLASALNSLDGGSLAKVELMSRDEQSVLVVSYSELKHCLEAAFEEVMQAAGAAP; the protein is encoded by the exons ATGGATCCTTCGATGTTCCTGCAGTATTCACCGCCCACGGGGCTACCCCAGGAATCGAAGTTGGCTACCTATATG AGCCGTTCCACATCAACACCGACCAGGTCGCTGAACCAGGCTATGAGTAATCTCAGTATGGAGTCATCACCGACGgctattaaaaaa ACGATAATCACACACCCACCACCGATGCCTCAGCCGATGCCACAGCCACcg CCAATGATGACGCATTTGCCTCATCCCCAG TTCTCTCCCGGGACGCCGCTGCAGGCGATCCTCGCGCATGCACCGCCCCCGCAG ATGCTGATCGGCGAGTTCGTGCCGATCAACTACTTCAGCCCACCTCCGATGCCCTTGCCCCCGGAGTCCCCGCAGAGCTCCCCGCCGAACCCGATGGTCATGCCGCCCGTCAACACGCAAGTGCACCAG GAGAATGTCGGGGGAACCACTTACTTCTATTCCACGAACCCCGACAGCATGAACGCGTCCGGACTCAACGCGCCCCCTCTCAACCAATCCGGTGGCATGG TGCCGGAGGGCTGCATCGGGGTGCCGTCGGCCTACGCGTCCCAGATGTACGCGGGCGTGCCGGCGCACATGCCCCCCGTGCCCGCGCAGAACAAGCCAG GTCTTGCCGCTACATTCTACACGCCCGAGACCATCCGGTCGGAAATCTATCAACGAAATGAGGACGTGTTCCTGCAGCCGGACATAC AGCTGCCCGAGACGGTGGAGATGTACGCGGAGCTGACGCCGCTGGAGGGCGGCGGCGCGCACGCGCTGGCCACGTCGTACCGCGCCACGCACCGCGCCAGCGGCGAGCACTACGCGCTGCGGCGCCTGCACGCgtgcgccgcgccgcccgcgctgcTCGCCCGCGCCGAGCCCTGGCGGAACGTCGACCACCCCAACGTCGTGCGCCTGCACCGCTGCTTCGCCACCACCGACTTCGGCGACCGCT CCGTGGTGCTCGTGTACGACTACCACCCCGCGTGCATGACCCTGATGACCAAATACCTCGCGACCGGAGCGCCCGGCGGGGTGACCGATGGCAACGGAGCCTTCCACGACCCGTTCTCTTCCGACCCGGACGCGCCAAGGCCGTACACGCACCAG AAGAACGCAATGCTGCGCGCCGTGGCGTGCGGCGCGCTGCTGCCCGAGGCCGTGCTGTGGAGCCTGCTGGTGCAGCTCACGGCCGGTCTGCGCGCCATACACACGGCCGGCCTGGCTTGCAG GAGCCTCGATGCCACTAAGGTGGTGATGAACGGATGTCGCATCCGCATCGCGTGGGGCGGGATCGCCGACGTGATCCACAACAGCAACGTCGACATCGCTCAG GCGCAGCAAGAGGACATGACGGCGCTCGGGCGGCTGGCGCTGGGCATGGCGTGCCGCACCGCGCACTGCGACAACCTCAACGCCTGCATGGACCTCGTGGCGCGCTCCTACTCCGCCGACCTCAAGAACCTCATACT ATACCTGCTGTCGGCCACGACGCGGCGCTCCGTCACGGACCTGATGCCGATGATAGGTGCGCGATTTTACACGCAG GTGGAGGCCCTCGAGAGGCGCGCAGACGCTTTCGAGGAGCAATTGGCCCGCGAGATCGACAATGGGCGCCTTTTGCGCATCCTTATCAAGATGGGCGTGGTCAACGAGCGCCCCGA GCTGAATTTGGACGCGAGCTGGTCGGAGACTGGGGACCGGTACATGCTGAAGCTTTTCCGGGACTACTTGTTCCATTCGGTGACGGCAGATGGCCGCCCCTGGCTCGACCAGGCCCATCTCGCCAGCGCCCTCAACAGCCTCGATGGGGGCTCGCTCGCCAAG GTGGAGCTAATGTCGCGCGACGAGCAGAGCGTTCTCGTAGTCTCCTACTCGGAGCTGAAGCACTGTCTCGAAGCCGCTTTCGAGGAGGTGATGCAAGCGGCTGGGGCAGCCCCCTAG
- the LOC124543020 gene encoding PAN2-PAN3 deadenylation complex subunit PAN3 isoform X6, with protein MDPSMFLQYSPPTGLPQESKLATYMSRSTSTPTRSLNQAMSNLSMESSPTAIKKTIITHPPPMPQPMPQPPPMMTHLPHPQFSPGTPLQAILAHAPPPQMLIGEFVPINYFSPPPMPLPPESPQSSPPNPMVMPPVNTQVHQENVGGTTYFYSTNPDSMNASGLNAPPLNQSGGMVPEGCIGVPSAYASQMYAGVPAHMPPVPAQNKPGLAATFYTPETIRSEIYQRNEDVFLQPDIQLPETVEMYAELTPLEGGGAHALATSYRATHRASGEHYALRRLHACAAPPALLARAEPWRNVDHPNVVRLHRCFATTDFGDRSVVLVYDYHPACMTLMTKYLATGAPGGVTDGNGAFHDPFSSDPDAPRPYTHQKNAMLRAVACGALLPEAVLWSLLVQLTAGLRAIHTAGLACRSLDATKVVMNGCRIRIAWGGIADVIHNSNVDIAQAQQEDMTALGRLALGMACRTAHCDNLNACMDLVARSYSADLKNLILYLLSATTRRSVTDLMPMIGARFYTQFFRGSGGPREARRRFRGAIGPRDRQWAPFAHPYQDGRGQRAPRQAEFGRELVGDWGPVHAEAFPGLLVPFGDGRWPPLARPGPSRQRPQQPRWGLARQGGANVARRAERSRSLLLGAEALSRSRFRGGDASGWGSPLAHSHRLLAGLAFLPSPVQSAMLLSMHVLNGVNWAPPDYDEIPFLPPIDELSLLNIS; from the exons ATGGATCCTTCGATGTTCCTGCAGTATTCACCGCCCACGGGGCTACCCCAGGAATCGAAGTTGGCTACCTATATG AGCCGTTCCACATCAACACCGACCAGGTCGCTGAACCAGGCTATGAGTAATCTCAGTATGGAGTCATCACCGACGgctattaaaaaa ACGATAATCACACACCCACCACCGATGCCTCAGCCGATGCCACAGCCACcg CCAATGATGACGCATTTGCCTCATCCCCAG TTCTCTCCCGGGACGCCGCTGCAGGCGATCCTCGCGCATGCACCGCCCCCGCAG ATGCTGATCGGCGAGTTCGTGCCGATCAACTACTTCAGCCCACCTCCGATGCCCTTGCCCCCGGAGTCCCCGCAGAGCTCCCCGCCGAACCCGATGGTCATGCCGCCCGTCAACACGCAAGTGCACCAG GAGAATGTCGGGGGAACCACTTACTTCTATTCCACGAACCCCGACAGCATGAACGCGTCCGGACTCAACGCGCCCCCTCTCAACCAATCCGGTGGCATGG TGCCGGAGGGCTGCATCGGGGTGCCGTCGGCCTACGCGTCCCAGATGTACGCGGGCGTGCCGGCGCACATGCCCCCCGTGCCCGCGCAGAACAAGCCAG GTCTTGCCGCTACATTCTACACGCCCGAGACCATCCGGTCGGAAATCTATCAACGAAATGAGGACGTGTTCCTGCAGCCGGACATAC AGCTGCCCGAGACGGTGGAGATGTACGCGGAGCTGACGCCGCTGGAGGGCGGCGGCGCGCACGCGCTGGCCACGTCGTACCGCGCCACGCACCGCGCCAGCGGCGAGCACTACGCGCTGCGGCGCCTGCACGCgtgcgccgcgccgcccgcgctgcTCGCCCGCGCCGAGCCCTGGCGGAACGTCGACCACCCCAACGTCGTGCGCCTGCACCGCTGCTTCGCCACCACCGACTTCGGCGACCGCT CCGTGGTGCTCGTGTACGACTACCACCCCGCGTGCATGACCCTGATGACCAAATACCTCGCGACCGGAGCGCCCGGCGGGGTGACCGATGGCAACGGAGCCTTCCACGACCCGTTCTCTTCCGACCCGGACGCGCCAAGGCCGTACACGCACCAG AAGAACGCAATGCTGCGCGCCGTGGCGTGCGGCGCGCTGCTGCCCGAGGCCGTGCTGTGGAGCCTGCTGGTGCAGCTCACGGCCGGTCTGCGCGCCATACACACGGCCGGCCTGGCTTGCAG GAGCCTCGATGCCACTAAGGTGGTGATGAACGGATGTCGCATCCGCATCGCGTGGGGCGGGATCGCCGACGTGATCCACAACAGCAACGTCGACATCGCTCAG GCGCAGCAAGAGGACATGACGGCGCTCGGGCGGCTGGCGCTGGGCATGGCGTGCCGCACCGCGCACTGCGACAACCTCAACGCCTGCATGGACCTCGTGGCGCGCTCCTACTCCGCCGACCTCAAGAACCTCATACT ATACCTGCTGTCGGCCACGACGCGGCGCTCCGTCACGGACCTGATGCCGATGATAGGTGCGCGATTTTACACGCAG TTTTTTCGAGGAA GTGGAGGCCCTCGAGAGGCGCGCAGACGCTTTCGAGGAGCAATTGGCCCGCGAGATCGACAATGGGCGCCTTTTGCGCATCCTTATCAAGATGGGCGTGGTCAACGAGCGCCCCGA CAGGCTGAATTTGGACGCGAGCTGGTCGGAGACTGGGGACCGGTACATGCTGAAGCTTTTCCGGGACTACTTGTTCCATTCGGTGACGGCAGATGGCCGCCCCTGGCTCGACCAGGCCCATCTCGCCAGCGCCCTCAACAGCCTCGATGGGGGCTCGCTCGCCAAG GTGGAGCTAATGTCGCGCGACGAGCAGAGCGTTCTCGTAGTCTCCTACTCGGAGCTGAAGCACTGTCTCGAAGCCGCTTTCGAGGAGGTGATGCAAGCGGCTGGGGCAGCCCCCTAGCCCACAGCCACCGGCTTCTTGCCGGCCTAGCTTTTTTACCCAGCCCCGTACAGAGTGCAATGCTGTTGTCTATGCATGTGCTTAACGGGGTAAACTGGGCACCGCCCGACTACGACGAAATCCCCTTCCTTCCGCCCATAGACGAGCTCTCGTTGTTGAATATATCGTAA
- the LOC124543020 gene encoding PAN2-PAN3 deadenylation complex subunit PAN3 isoform X5, translating into MDPSMFLQYSPPTGLPQESKLATYMSRSTSTPTRSLNQAMSNLSMESSPTAIKKTIITHPPPMPQPMPQPPMLIGEFVPINYFSPPPMPLPPESPQSSPPNPMVMPPVNTQVHQENVGGTTYFYSTNPDSMNASGLNAPPLNQSGGMVPEGCIGVPSAYASQMYAGVPAHMPPVPAQNKPGLAATFYTPETIRSEIYQRNEDVFLQPDIQLPETVEMYAELTPLEGGGAHALATSYRATHRASGEHYALRRLHACAAPPALLARAEPWRNVDHPNVVRLHRCFATTDFGDRSVVLVYDYHPACMTLMTKYLATGAPGGVTDGNGAFHDPFSSDPDAPRPYTHQKNAMLRAVACGALLPEAVLWSLLVQLTAGLRAIHTAGLACRSLDATKVVMNGCRIRIAWGGIADVIHNSNVDIAQAQQEDMTALGRLALGMACRTAHCDNLNACMDLVARSYSADLKNLILYLLSATTRRSVTDLMPMIGARFYTQFFRGNPPLLEQLKRRTPSPYPKEITWNKNEAPSNSGGPREARRRFRGAIGPRDRQWAPFAHPYQDGRGQRAPRQAEFGRELVGDWGPVHAEAFPGLLVPFGDGRWPPLARPGPSRQRPQQPRWGLARQGGANVARRAERSRSLLLGAEALSRSRFRGGDASGWGSPLAHSHRLLAGLAFLPSPVQSAMLLSMHVLNGVNWAPPDYDEIPFLPPIDELSLLNIS; encoded by the exons ATGGATCCTTCGATGTTCCTGCAGTATTCACCGCCCACGGGGCTACCCCAGGAATCGAAGTTGGCTACCTATATG AGCCGTTCCACATCAACACCGACCAGGTCGCTGAACCAGGCTATGAGTAATCTCAGTATGGAGTCATCACCGACGgctattaaaaaa ACGATAATCACACACCCACCACCGATGCCTCAGCCGATGCCACAGCCACcg ATGCTGATCGGCGAGTTCGTGCCGATCAACTACTTCAGCCCACCTCCGATGCCCTTGCCCCCGGAGTCCCCGCAGAGCTCCCCGCCGAACCCGATGGTCATGCCGCCCGTCAACACGCAAGTGCACCAG GAGAATGTCGGGGGAACCACTTACTTCTATTCCACGAACCCCGACAGCATGAACGCGTCCGGACTCAACGCGCCCCCTCTCAACCAATCCGGTGGCATGG TGCCGGAGGGCTGCATCGGGGTGCCGTCGGCCTACGCGTCCCAGATGTACGCGGGCGTGCCGGCGCACATGCCCCCCGTGCCCGCGCAGAACAAGCCAG GTCTTGCCGCTACATTCTACACGCCCGAGACCATCCGGTCGGAAATCTATCAACGAAATGAGGACGTGTTCCTGCAGCCGGACATAC AGCTGCCCGAGACGGTGGAGATGTACGCGGAGCTGACGCCGCTGGAGGGCGGCGGCGCGCACGCGCTGGCCACGTCGTACCGCGCCACGCACCGCGCCAGCGGCGAGCACTACGCGCTGCGGCGCCTGCACGCgtgcgccgcgccgcccgcgctgcTCGCCCGCGCCGAGCCCTGGCGGAACGTCGACCACCCCAACGTCGTGCGCCTGCACCGCTGCTTCGCCACCACCGACTTCGGCGACCGCT CCGTGGTGCTCGTGTACGACTACCACCCCGCGTGCATGACCCTGATGACCAAATACCTCGCGACCGGAGCGCCCGGCGGGGTGACCGATGGCAACGGAGCCTTCCACGACCCGTTCTCTTCCGACCCGGACGCGCCAAGGCCGTACACGCACCAG AAGAACGCAATGCTGCGCGCCGTGGCGTGCGGCGCGCTGCTGCCCGAGGCCGTGCTGTGGAGCCTGCTGGTGCAGCTCACGGCCGGTCTGCGCGCCATACACACGGCCGGCCTGGCTTGCAG GAGCCTCGATGCCACTAAGGTGGTGATGAACGGATGTCGCATCCGCATCGCGTGGGGCGGGATCGCCGACGTGATCCACAACAGCAACGTCGACATCGCTCAG GCGCAGCAAGAGGACATGACGGCGCTCGGGCGGCTGGCGCTGGGCATGGCGTGCCGCACCGCGCACTGCGACAACCTCAACGCCTGCATGGACCTCGTGGCGCGCTCCTACTCCGCCGACCTCAAGAACCTCATACT ATACCTGCTGTCGGCCACGACGCGGCGCTCCGTCACGGACCTGATGCCGATGATAGGTGCGCGATTTTACACGCAG TTTTTTCGAGGAA ACCCTCCTCTGCTGGAGCAGCTGAAGCGTAGGACTCCGTCTCCTTACCCAAAAGAAATTACTTGGAATAAAAATGAAGCGCCATCAAATA GTGGAGGCCCTCGAGAGGCGCGCAGACGCTTTCGAGGAGCAATTGGCCCGCGAGATCGACAATGGGCGCCTTTTGCGCATCCTTATCAAGATGGGCGTGGTCAACGAGCGCCCCGA CAGGCTGAATTTGGACGCGAGCTGGTCGGAGACTGGGGACCGGTACATGCTGAAGCTTTTCCGGGACTACTTGTTCCATTCGGTGACGGCAGATGGCCGCCCCTGGCTCGACCAGGCCCATCTCGCCAGCGCCCTCAACAGCCTCGATGGGGGCTCGCTCGCCAAG GTGGAGCTAATGTCGCGCGACGAGCAGAGCGTTCTCGTAGTCTCCTACTCGGAGCTGAAGCACTGTCTCGAAGCCGCTTTCGAGGAGGTGATGCAAGCGGCTGGGGCAGCCCCCTAGCCCACAGCCACCGGCTTCTTGCCGGCCTAGCTTTTTTACCCAGCCCCGTACAGAGTGCAATGCTGTTGTCTATGCATGTGCTTAACGGGGTAAACTGGGCACCGCCCGACTACGACGAAATCCCCTTCCTTCCGCCCATAGACGAGCTCTCGTTGTTGAATATATCGTAA
- the LOC124543020 gene encoding PAN2-PAN3 deadenylation complex subunit PAN3 isoform X8, protein MDPSMFLQYSPPTGLPQESKLATYMSRSTSTPTRSLNQAMSNLSMESSPTAIKKTIITHPPPMPQPMPQPPPMMTHLPHPQFSPGTPLQAILAHAPPPQMLIGEFVPINYFSPPPMPLPPESPQSSPPNPMVMPPVNTQVHQENVGGTTYFYSTNPDSMNASGLNAPPLNQSGGMVPEGCIGVPSAYASQMYAGVPAHMPPVPAQNKPGLAATFYTPETIRSEIYQRNEDVFLQPDIQLPETVEMYAELTPLEGGGAHALATSYRATHRASGEHYALRRLHACAAPPALLARAEPWRNVDHPNVVRLHRCFATTDFGDRSVVLVYDYHPACMTLMTKYLATGAPGGVTDGNGAFHDPFSSDPDAPRPYTHQKNAMLRAVACGALLPEAVLWSLLVQLTAGLRAIHTAGLACRSLDATKVVMNGCRIRIAWGGIADVIHNSNVDIAQAQQEDMTALGRLALGMACRTAHCDNLNACMDLVARSYSADLKNLILYLLSATTRRSVTDLMPMIGARFYTQVEALERRADAFEEQLAREIDNGRLLRILIKMGVVNERPDRLNLDASWSETGDRYMLKLFRDYLFHSVTADGRPWLDQAHLASALNSLDGGSLAKVELMSRDEQSVLVVSYSELKHCLEAAFEEVMQAAGAAP, encoded by the exons ATGGATCCTTCGATGTTCCTGCAGTATTCACCGCCCACGGGGCTACCCCAGGAATCGAAGTTGGCTACCTATATG AGCCGTTCCACATCAACACCGACCAGGTCGCTGAACCAGGCTATGAGTAATCTCAGTATGGAGTCATCACCGACGgctattaaaaaa ACGATAATCACACACCCACCACCGATGCCTCAGCCGATGCCACAGCCACcg CCAATGATGACGCATTTGCCTCATCCCCAG TTCTCTCCCGGGACGCCGCTGCAGGCGATCCTCGCGCATGCACCGCCCCCGCAG ATGCTGATCGGCGAGTTCGTGCCGATCAACTACTTCAGCCCACCTCCGATGCCCTTGCCCCCGGAGTCCCCGCAGAGCTCCCCGCCGAACCCGATGGTCATGCCGCCCGTCAACACGCAAGTGCACCAG GAGAATGTCGGGGGAACCACTTACTTCTATTCCACGAACCCCGACAGCATGAACGCGTCCGGACTCAACGCGCCCCCTCTCAACCAATCCGGTGGCATGG TGCCGGAGGGCTGCATCGGGGTGCCGTCGGCCTACGCGTCCCAGATGTACGCGGGCGTGCCGGCGCACATGCCCCCCGTGCCCGCGCAGAACAAGCCAG GTCTTGCCGCTACATTCTACACGCCCGAGACCATCCGGTCGGAAATCTATCAACGAAATGAGGACGTGTTCCTGCAGCCGGACATAC AGCTGCCCGAGACGGTGGAGATGTACGCGGAGCTGACGCCGCTGGAGGGCGGCGGCGCGCACGCGCTGGCCACGTCGTACCGCGCCACGCACCGCGCCAGCGGCGAGCACTACGCGCTGCGGCGCCTGCACGCgtgcgccgcgccgcccgcgctgcTCGCCCGCGCCGAGCCCTGGCGGAACGTCGACCACCCCAACGTCGTGCGCCTGCACCGCTGCTTCGCCACCACCGACTTCGGCGACCGCT CCGTGGTGCTCGTGTACGACTACCACCCCGCGTGCATGACCCTGATGACCAAATACCTCGCGACCGGAGCGCCCGGCGGGGTGACCGATGGCAACGGAGCCTTCCACGACCCGTTCTCTTCCGACCCGGACGCGCCAAGGCCGTACACGCACCAG AAGAACGCAATGCTGCGCGCCGTGGCGTGCGGCGCGCTGCTGCCCGAGGCCGTGCTGTGGAGCCTGCTGGTGCAGCTCACGGCCGGTCTGCGCGCCATACACACGGCCGGCCTGGCTTGCAG GAGCCTCGATGCCACTAAGGTGGTGATGAACGGATGTCGCATCCGCATCGCGTGGGGCGGGATCGCCGACGTGATCCACAACAGCAACGTCGACATCGCTCAG GCGCAGCAAGAGGACATGACGGCGCTCGGGCGGCTGGCGCTGGGCATGGCGTGCCGCACCGCGCACTGCGACAACCTCAACGCCTGCATGGACCTCGTGGCGCGCTCCTACTCCGCCGACCTCAAGAACCTCATACT ATACCTGCTGTCGGCCACGACGCGGCGCTCCGTCACGGACCTGATGCCGATGATAGGTGCGCGATTTTACACGCAG GTGGAGGCCCTCGAGAGGCGCGCAGACGCTTTCGAGGAGCAATTGGCCCGCGAGATCGACAATGGGCGCCTTTTGCGCATCCTTATCAAGATGGGCGTGGTCAACGAGCGCCCCGA CAGGCTGAATTTGGACGCGAGCTGGTCGGAGACTGGGGACCGGTACATGCTGAAGCTTTTCCGGGACTACTTGTTCCATTCGGTGACGGCAGATGGCCGCCCCTGGCTCGACCAGGCCCATCTCGCCAGCGCCCTCAACAGCCTCGATGGGGGCTCGCTCGCCAAG GTGGAGCTAATGTCGCGCGACGAGCAGAGCGTTCTCGTAGTCTCCTACTCGGAGCTGAAGCACTGTCTCGAAGCCGCTTTCGAGGAGGTGATGCAAGCGGCTGGGGCAGCCCCCTAG